A window of Paraburkholderia bryophila contains these coding sequences:
- a CDS encoding NmrA family NAD(P)-binding protein yields the protein MYAITGITGKVGGALARTLLSAHLPVRAVVRDATRAQAWAERGCELAAANMDDAKSLAAAFEGATGVFILPPSEFDPSPGFPEARVFIDAVKTALAAARPGKVVCLSTIGAQAVQSNLLTQRTLMEEALNELPMPVTFLRPGWFLENAAWDVAPARDEGVLHSFLQPLDKPVPMVATADVGRVAAQLLQETWSGKRVVELEGPHRVSPNDLASALAAILGRPVHAEAVARDTWESLFRGQGMKEPMPRIRMLDGFNEGWIDFEGDEASVIKGRVTMETVLRELVSQAEVTYPH from the coding sequence ATGTACGCAATCACTGGCATTACCGGCAAAGTCGGCGGCGCGCTGGCGCGCACGCTGCTGTCGGCCCATCTCCCCGTGCGCGCCGTGGTGCGCGATGCGACGCGCGCCCAGGCATGGGCCGAGCGCGGCTGCGAACTGGCGGCCGCCAATATGGATGACGCCAAGTCGCTCGCCGCGGCGTTCGAAGGGGCCACCGGCGTTTTTATCCTGCCGCCGTCCGAATTCGATCCGTCGCCCGGCTTTCCTGAGGCGCGCGTTTTCATCGACGCGGTGAAGACGGCGCTCGCCGCGGCGCGTCCCGGCAAGGTGGTCTGTCTTTCGACGATTGGCGCGCAAGCCGTCCAATCGAATCTGCTGACCCAGCGCACGCTGATGGAAGAGGCACTCAACGAACTGCCGATGCCGGTGACTTTTCTACGTCCCGGCTGGTTCCTGGAAAACGCCGCATGGGACGTCGCTCCGGCGCGTGACGAAGGCGTGCTGCACAGTTTTCTGCAACCGCTCGACAAACCGGTCCCCATGGTCGCCACGGCGGATGTGGGCCGCGTCGCCGCGCAATTGCTGCAGGAGACCTGGAGCGGCAAGCGTGTGGTGGAACTGGAAGGACCGCATCGGGTGAGCCCGAACGATCTTGCCTCGGCGCTCGCCGCGATTCTCGGACGCCCGGTTCACGCCGAGGCCGTTGCGCGCGACACGTGGGAGTCGTTGTTCAGAGGGCAGGGCATGAAAGAGCCGATGCCGCGCATCCGGATGCTCGATGGTTTTAACGAAGGCTGGATCGACTTCGAAGGCGATGAGGCCAGCGTCATCAAAGGCCGTGTGACAATGGAGACGGTGTTGCGGGAACTGGTGTCGCAAGCCGAGGTAACCTATCCGCACTGA
- a CDS encoding FAD-dependent oxidoreductase codes for MSKDSSAPPGDLSLGGSRHHQVYPTLDDRQLAILERYGERRKLKANDILYAEGERHTAMFVILSGTIEASRTSVRGTQVLGTHGPGNFTGEVGTLAGRAAAANARAISDCEVLVIDEESLRTLVVAEAELSETIMRAYILRRVAFIQGMHAGVMVIGSTASAATHHVRHFLSRNGQPSAYFDIVEHAETKDLLARYEVTVADIPVVVTSQGTVLRQPSNRAVADAIGLSPDRLNGASFDLVVVGAGPAGLAAAVYAASEGLKVAVLDVKAPGGQAGTSSKIENYFGFPTGISGQALAGRGLSQCRKFGAEVGVPIEALTIDCDDGRAFHIGLNYDEMVHARAVVIATGARYRKPEINRLEEFEGRGIYYSATFMEAALCNNHEVIVVGGGNSAGQAAVFLAKFAKHVHVVIRGEGLSASMSDYLIRRINVASNITLHAKTTIVELCGESQLEAIKWDRQGRIEHQSVRHVFLFLGAQPSTKWLGDCVALDKAGFVLTGAATGGEWNAARPPHDLETSTPGIFAAGDVRSGSVKRVAAAVGEGAAAIQAVHQYLAS; via the coding sequence ATGAGCAAAGATTCTTCAGCCCCTCCGGGGGATTTGTCGTTAGGCGGCAGCCGACACCATCAGGTGTATCCCACGCTCGACGATAGACAACTGGCGATCCTGGAGCGATATGGTGAGCGACGCAAGCTGAAAGCGAACGACATTCTCTACGCCGAAGGCGAGCGGCACACGGCCATGTTCGTCATTCTGTCCGGCACGATCGAGGCAAGCCGAACCTCCGTTCGGGGCACTCAGGTCCTGGGCACGCATGGTCCCGGCAATTTCACGGGCGAGGTCGGCACGCTCGCCGGCCGCGCCGCCGCGGCCAATGCGCGCGCCATCTCCGATTGCGAGGTCCTGGTGATCGACGAGGAATCGCTGCGCACGCTCGTGGTGGCCGAAGCGGAGTTGAGCGAAACCATCATGCGCGCGTATATCCTGCGCCGGGTCGCCTTCATTCAGGGCATGCATGCCGGTGTGATGGTGATCGGCAGCACTGCCTCGGCCGCTACGCATCATGTGCGTCACTTTCTGAGCCGCAACGGTCAGCCGTCGGCGTACTTCGATATCGTCGAGCATGCCGAGACCAAAGACCTGCTGGCGCGTTATGAGGTCACGGTCGCCGACATCCCCGTTGTGGTCACGTCGCAAGGCACGGTGCTCAGGCAGCCCAGCAACCGGGCCGTCGCCGATGCGATCGGTCTGAGTCCGGACCGGTTGAATGGCGCGTCGTTCGATCTCGTCGTGGTGGGCGCGGGGCCGGCGGGACTTGCGGCCGCGGTTTATGCCGCGTCGGAGGGATTGAAGGTCGCGGTCCTGGATGTGAAGGCGCCGGGCGGGCAGGCCGGCACCAGTTCGAAGATTGAAAACTATTTCGGTTTTCCGACCGGCATATCGGGGCAGGCGTTGGCCGGCCGAGGCCTGTCGCAATGCCGCAAGTTCGGGGCTGAAGTCGGCGTGCCGATCGAGGCGTTGACGATCGACTGCGACGACGGCCGGGCCTTTCACATCGGGCTCAACTATGACGAGATGGTTCACGCGCGTGCTGTCGTGATCGCGACCGGTGCACGTTATCGGAAGCCGGAGATCAACCGGCTGGAAGAATTCGAAGGGCGCGGCATTTACTACAGCGCCACCTTCATGGAGGCGGCGCTTTGCAACAACCACGAGGTGATCGTGGTGGGCGGCGGGAATTCGGCCGGACAGGCCGCCGTATTTCTCGCGAAGTTCGCAAAGCATGTGCATGTCGTGATTCGCGGCGAAGGACTCAGTGCGAGCATGTCGGATTACCTGATCCGACGCATCAACGTCGCGTCCAACATCACGCTTCATGCGAAGACGACGATCGTCGAGTTGTGCGGCGAGTCGCAACTCGAGGCGATCAAGTGGGATCGGCAGGGGCGGATCGAACACCAGTCTGTGCGGCATGTGTTTCTTTTTCTGGGCGCCCAGCCGAGCACTAAGTGGCTCGGAGATTGCGTCGCGCTGGACAAGGCGGGGTTCGTGCTGACCGGCGCGGCGACCGGAGGCGAATGGAACGCGGCGCGGCCGCCGCATGATCTCGAGACCAGCACACCGGGTATCTTTGCGGCCGGCGACGTGCGCAGCGGCTCCGTCAAGCGAGTGGCGGCCGCAGTGGGCGAGGGCGCGGCCGCTATTCAGGCCGTTCATCAATACCTCGCAAGCTGA
- a CDS encoding serine hydrolase domain-containing protein, which produces MKSEKIVADLSGASAPMALFVTGNGMPVPFGAAVGMADASINRPLTVDTPLRIASNTKTFVAAAMLRLWEQGEIDLDASIASVATPSLISLLQSGGYRTERITVRHLMAHSAGLYDHGDDPRFMQTVLAKPHHQWTREEQVRLSTRYAGPQSEPGTRFQYSDTGYILLGDIVERTTGQTLAAAVRKALRFEQRGLRSTWWEVLEQPPSDIEPRARQFFGDIDVTDIDATMDLYGGGGLVTSARDLAALTKDLFEGRVFDKPHTLVEMLRQGEHEGADTYRLGIAVGEVAGTACYSHAGFWGTVVYYAPQLAIAVSGFTTVRSARPELVSIIERALSDA; this is translated from the coding sequence TTGAAATCGGAAAAGATCGTCGCGGACTTGAGCGGAGCGAGCGCGCCCATGGCGCTGTTCGTCACGGGCAACGGTATGCCGGTGCCGTTTGGCGCAGCGGTTGGCATGGCCGACGCATCGATCAACCGGCCGTTGACCGTCGACACACCCCTGCGGATTGCCAGCAATACGAAAACGTTCGTCGCGGCAGCCATGCTGAGACTGTGGGAGCAAGGCGAGATCGATCTCGATGCATCGATCGCATCTGTTGCCACGCCGAGCCTGATCTCGCTGCTGCAATCCGGCGGCTATCGCACTGAGCGGATAACGGTGCGTCATCTCATGGCACATAGCGCCGGACTCTACGATCACGGCGACGATCCGCGTTTCATGCAGACCGTGCTTGCCAAGCCGCATCATCAGTGGACACGCGAAGAGCAGGTCCGTTTATCGACTCGATACGCCGGGCCTCAAAGCGAACCCGGCACCCGGTTTCAATACTCCGACACGGGTTACATCCTGCTGGGCGATATCGTTGAACGGACAACGGGTCAAACGCTTGCAGCGGCAGTTCGAAAAGCCTTACGCTTTGAACAACGGGGACTGCGATCGACATGGTGGGAAGTACTCGAACAGCCGCCGTCCGACATTGAGCCTCGCGCGCGGCAATTCTTCGGCGACATAGACGTTACCGACATCGATGCCACCATGGACCTCTATGGCGGCGGAGGTCTGGTCACGTCCGCACGCGATCTTGCTGCGTTGACAAAAGATCTGTTTGAAGGCCGTGTATTCGACAAGCCGCACACGCTGGTCGAGATGCTTCGGCAGGGCGAACATGAAGGTGCCGATACCTATCGGCTAGGCATCGCCGTCGGTGAGGTCGCCGGCACCGCATGCTATTCGCACGCCGGATTCTGGGGAACGGTGGTCTATTACGCGCCTCAGCTTGCCATTGCCGTATCGGGGTTCACCACCGTTCGCAGCGCTCGGCCGGAACTCGTATCGATCATCGAGCGCGCCTTGAGCGACGCGTAG
- a CDS encoding S9 family peptidase, whose protein sequence is MVAEGRDNVKGHDGAVRQYPVRDFFRRPDQHSFTIAPDGRHLSFLARRSGRQNIFVQEIDANGALVGEPRPLTNETERDVPGHSWKGNDQILFVKDFGGDENFHVLSVPINGGEPRDLTPFDGVRAGIVDDLRNDDRHVLIQMNRRDPQVFDVFRADVRTGELTQIAENPGNIMGWMTDHEGRLRVAIASDGVNQTLHFRDVESEPFRPIVTTDFRETLEPVFFTFDNKALYVMSNRGRDKVAIFEFDPQTGQEGALLFETGHVDVTSFTYSEHRRVLIAASYVDDRTHRHFFDDWARDVIADLERQLPGQEVHITSLTRDESRVIVHAASDRSAGSTWLYDVERQHLVKLADLKPWLDPADMVPMSPIHFTSRDGLQINGYLTLPAGYELGQPVAKPLPLIVNPHGGPWARDTWGFNVEAQLLANRGYAVVQLNFRGSVGYGRAFWEASFGQWGRTMQNDIDDGVDWLVSQGIVDPARVGIYGASYGGYATLAGVAFTPDRYAAAVDYVGVSNLFTLLESLPPYWKPMIDMMYEMIGDPRTEAGKKALHDASPLFFADRIVTPLLVAQGANDPRVKQAESDQIVDALRARGVDVKYVLKENEGHGFHNEENQYEFYEVMEAFLAEHLGGVSKR, encoded by the coding sequence ATGGTCGCAGAAGGTCGAGACAACGTTAAGGGCCACGACGGCGCGGTCAGGCAGTACCCGGTGCGAGACTTTTTCCGCCGACCCGACCAGCACTCGTTCACCATCGCCCCTGACGGACGGCACCTGTCCTTTCTCGCACGCCGCTCCGGCCGCCAGAACATCTTCGTGCAGGAAATCGATGCCAACGGCGCGCTCGTGGGCGAGCCGCGTCCGTTGACCAATGAAACCGAGCGCGACGTGCCCGGCCACTCATGGAAAGGCAACGACCAGATTCTGTTCGTCAAGGACTTCGGCGGCGACGAGAACTTTCATGTGCTGTCGGTGCCGATCAACGGCGGCGAGCCGCGTGACCTGACACCGTTCGACGGCGTGCGCGCCGGCATTGTCGACGATCTGCGCAACGATGACCGCCATGTGTTGATCCAGATGAATCGTCGCGATCCGCAGGTCTTCGACGTGTTTCGCGCCGACGTCAGGACCGGCGAGCTCACGCAGATCGCCGAGAACCCCGGCAATATCATGGGCTGGATGACGGATCACGAGGGGCGCTTGCGCGTCGCGATTGCGTCGGACGGCGTCAACCAGACCCTGCACTTCCGCGACGTCGAGAGCGAGCCTTTCCGGCCAATCGTCACGACCGACTTCCGCGAGACCCTCGAGCCGGTGTTTTTCACGTTCGACAATAAAGCGCTCTACGTCATGTCGAATCGTGGCCGCGACAAGGTCGCCATTTTCGAATTCGATCCGCAAACGGGCCAGGAAGGCGCGTTGCTGTTCGAGACCGGGCATGTCGACGTGACCAGTTTCACGTATTCGGAACATCGCCGCGTGCTGATCGCGGCGTCCTACGTGGACGACCGGACTCATCGCCATTTCTTCGACGACTGGGCGCGCGACGTGATCGCCGATCTCGAGCGTCAGTTGCCGGGCCAGGAAGTCCACATCACCAGTTTGACGCGCGACGAGTCGCGCGTGATCGTGCATGCCGCGAGCGACCGTTCGGCCGGCTCGACCTGGCTCTATGACGTCGAACGCCAGCATCTCGTCAAGCTGGCGGACTTGAAACCCTGGCTCGACCCGGCCGATATGGTGCCGATGTCGCCGATTCATTTCACCTCGCGCGACGGCTTGCAGATCAACGGCTATCTGACCTTGCCGGCGGGATACGAGCTCGGGCAACCCGTCGCGAAGCCCTTGCCGCTGATCGTCAATCCGCATGGCGGACCGTGGGCACGAGACACGTGGGGCTTCAACGTCGAAGCGCAACTGCTGGCGAATCGCGGCTATGCGGTCGTGCAGCTCAACTTCCGCGGCTCGGTCGGCTATGGCCGCGCTTTCTGGGAAGCGAGCTTCGGGCAATGGGGCCGCACGATGCAGAACGATATCGACGACGGCGTCGACTGGCTCGTGTCGCAAGGCATTGTCGATCCGGCGCGCGTGGGTATTTACGGGGCGAGTTACGGTGGTTACGCGACGCTGGCGGGCGTGGCGTTCACGCCGGATCGCTACGCGGCGGCTGTCGACTATGTCGGCGTATCGAACCTCTTCACGTTGCTCGAATCGCTGCCGCCGTACTGGAAGCCGATGATCGACATGATGTACGAGATGATCGGCGATCCGCGCACCGAAGCAGGCAAGAAGGCCTTGCACGATGCGTCGCCGCTGTTCTTCGCGGACCGGATCGTGACGCCGCTGCTGGTCGCGCAAGGCGCGAACGATCCGCGCGTCAAACAGGCCGAAAGCGATCAGATCGTCGACGCTTTGCGGGCCCGCGGTGTGGACGTCAAGTACGTGCTCAAGGAAAACGAAGGGCACGGCTTCCACAACGAAGAGAACCAGTACGAGTTCTATGAGGTCATGGAAGCGTTTCTGGCCGAGCATCTCGGTGGCGTGTCAAAGCGGTGA
- a CDS encoding HD domain-containing protein: MTSLPTDQIAQQLAFLVELDKLKSILRQSPLIDQSRKENSAEHSWHLSLFALVLSAHAREAVDTLHVVKLLLVHDIVEIDAGDHPMHSSSGQATQIAEAEQHAAERIFGLLPEHQGRELLELWREFEAAQTPEAIFAKALDRLQPLLINTLSNGGTWTENGVTQQQVMERYGPVIARGSPALWEVASERVSEFFAAGESS, encoded by the coding sequence ATGACTTCCCTACCCACTGATCAAATCGCACAGCAGCTTGCCTTTCTCGTGGAACTGGACAAGCTGAAGTCGATTCTGCGGCAGTCTCCACTGATCGATCAGAGCCGCAAGGAAAACTCGGCGGAACATTCCTGGCATCTGAGCCTGTTCGCGCTCGTTCTCTCGGCGCACGCCAGGGAAGCCGTCGACACCCTCCACGTCGTCAAACTTCTGCTCGTGCACGACATTGTCGAGATCGACGCAGGCGATCATCCGATGCATTCATCCAGCGGGCAGGCCACGCAGATCGCCGAGGCGGAGCAACATGCCGCCGAACGAATTTTTGGGCTACTGCCCGAACACCAGGGGCGCGAACTGCTCGAACTCTGGCGCGAATTCGAAGCCGCGCAAACCCCCGAGGCAATCTTCGCCAAAGCGCTGGATCGATTGCAACCCCTGTTGATCAATACCCTATCGAACGGTGGAACATGGACTGAGAACGGGGTCACGCAACAGCAGGTCATGGAAAGGTACGGCCCCGTGATCGCGCGCGGCTCACCTGCCCTATGGGAGGTGGCAAGCGAGCGTGTGAGCGAATTTTTTGCCGCGGGTGAGAGCAGCTAA
- a CDS encoding DEAD/DEAH box helicase: MSFASLGLIDPLLRNLQDLNYQTPTPVQAKAIPAVLSGKDVMAAAQTGTGKTAGFALPLLQRLVQHGPAVSSNRARVLVLVPTRELAEQLLQSFIEYGKGLDLRFLAAYGGVSINPQMMKLRKGVDVLVATPGRLLDLHRQNAVQFDQVQTLVLDEADRMLDLGFERELNAVFAALPTQRQTLLFSATFTDDIRAMAAGILRGPVDISVSPPNATASRIKQWVVLVDKKNKPDLFMHLVAENNWTHALVFVKTRNGVDYLAAMLDEAGYAVDTIHGDKPQPARLRALERFKTGEVSMLVATDVAARGLDIDDLPLVINVDLPIVAQDYVHRIGRTGRAGASGVAVSLVCADEAPQLAAIEALIRQTLRREEEPGFEAEHRVPQTSATGEIIKKPKKPKKPKVPQAAPRAVAAGKGKSGTSGTSGKSLSSGSPFSAQKPRGKPASKPVAGSHKPAGKPAGGRGKRQP, encoded by the coding sequence ATGTCTTTTGCCTCGCTTGGCCTGATCGATCCCTTGCTGCGTAATCTGCAGGACCTCAATTACCAGACACCTACGCCGGTGCAGGCCAAGGCGATTCCCGCTGTGCTCAGTGGCAAGGACGTCATGGCCGCGGCACAGACCGGCACCGGCAAAACGGCGGGTTTTGCGCTGCCGCTGTTGCAACGCCTGGTGCAACACGGCCCGGCAGTGTCCAGCAACCGCGCGCGGGTTCTGGTGCTGGTGCCCACGCGTGAACTGGCCGAACAATTGCTGCAAAGCTTTATCGAATACGGCAAAGGCCTCGACTTACGATTTCTGGCGGCCTACGGCGGCGTGAGTATCAACCCGCAGATGATGAAGTTGCGCAAGGGCGTGGACGTGCTCGTTGCCACGCCGGGCCGTTTGCTGGATCTCCATCGCCAGAACGCCGTGCAGTTCGATCAGGTACAAACGCTGGTGCTGGATGAAGCAGACCGCATGCTGGATCTGGGCTTCGAGCGCGAACTCAACGCCGTCTTTGCTGCGTTGCCCACTCAGCGCCAGACCCTGCTGTTCTCTGCCACGTTTACCGACGATATCCGCGCCATGGCGGCGGGCATTCTGCGCGGCCCGGTCGATATCAGCGTCAGCCCGCCCAATGCCACGGCCAGCAGGATCAAGCAGTGGGTGGTGCTGGTGGATAAAAAGAACAAGCCCGACCTTTTCATGCACCTGGTGGCGGAGAACAACTGGACGCACGCGCTGGTGTTCGTCAAAACCCGCAATGGCGTGGATTACCTGGCGGCCATGCTGGATGAAGCGGGCTATGCGGTCGACACCATCCACGGCGACAAACCGCAGCCCGCGCGCCTGCGTGCGCTGGAGCGCTTCAAGACGGGCGAAGTCTCTATGCTGGTCGCCACCGACGTGGCTGCACGCGGACTGGATATCGACGATCTGCCGCTGGTGATCAACGTCGATCTGCCGATCGTGGCGCAAGACTATGTGCACCGTATTGGCCGTACCGGCCGCGCGGGCGCCAGCGGCGTGGCAGTGTCCCTCGTGTGTGCCGATGAAGCACCGCAACTGGCCGCGATCGAAGCGCTGATCCGGCAAACGCTGCGCCGTGAAGAAGAGCCGGGTTTTGAAGCCGAACACCGCGTGCCGCAAACTAGCGCCACGGGCGAGATCATCAAGAAACCCAAAAAGCCCAAGAAGCCGAAAGTGCCGCAAGCGGCGCCGCGCGCCGTGGCCGCGGGTAAAGGCAAAAGCGGCACGAGCGGCACGAGCGGAAAAAGCTTGTCCAGCGGTAGCCCCTTCAGCGCGCAGAAACCCCGCGGCAAACCCGCCAGCAAGCCAGTTGCGGGTTCACATAAGCCGGCGGGCAAACCCGCTGGCGGCCGCGGCAAACGCCAACCCTGA
- a CDS encoding amidase, which produces MMKLSEYVSYDAVGLGQLVSRGELSPQELADTALRACESVNPQINAVIETWQPELADVAPALTSRSPLAGVPFLIKDVGVTMAGRKLEFGSRLSSGFTPAADSILMQRFRSAGLVTLGRTTIPEFAWSGTTESALCGATRNPWNLEHGAGGSSGGAAAAVAAGIVPLAHATDAAGSIRIPSASSGVFGLKPTRGRVSNGPALDEAINGLAVQLGVSRSVRDSAALLDAVQGATDGEAFTIAPPTSRYLDQVSTPPGSLRIGMLSQAWGGQRTQPVVLERLAATAQLCASLDHEVEEADMPLGVSWEAFVHASSVLWAVNIAAWIDDMAALTSRKIDATTLEPQTLAVYRTGRGISGIDIIRALDLRNAVTRSVAAFFSRYDVLLTPTLPDLAPRIGTYALGAETMSGHEWTDRVFGSSPFAPVFNAAGLPAMSLPLFNDEASGLPIGMQFVASAGREDLLFRVAGQLEASLPWAGRTPGTWAGSTND; this is translated from the coding sequence ATGATGAAACTGTCGGAGTACGTCAGCTACGACGCTGTCGGTCTGGGCCAACTGGTCAGTCGCGGCGAACTGAGTCCGCAAGAGCTCGCCGACACGGCCCTGCGCGCTTGCGAATCGGTGAACCCGCAGATCAACGCAGTGATCGAAACATGGCAGCCGGAACTTGCGGATGTCGCGCCAGCGCTAACGAGTCGGTCGCCGCTCGCGGGCGTACCGTTCCTTATCAAGGACGTCGGCGTGACCATGGCCGGCAGGAAGCTCGAATTCGGCAGCCGTCTGTCCTCAGGTTTCACGCCCGCCGCGGATTCGATTCTGATGCAGCGCTTTCGCAGCGCCGGCCTCGTCACGCTCGGACGTACGACCATTCCCGAATTCGCGTGGAGCGGCACGACGGAATCCGCGCTATGCGGCGCCACGCGCAACCCGTGGAATCTCGAACACGGCGCGGGAGGCTCCAGCGGTGGCGCGGCGGCAGCGGTCGCGGCGGGCATCGTGCCGCTCGCTCATGCAACCGACGCAGCCGGGTCGATTCGCATTCCATCGGCCAGTTCCGGCGTGTTCGGTCTGAAGCCGACGCGTGGCCGCGTCTCGAACGGTCCTGCATTGGACGAAGCCATCAACGGTCTTGCGGTACAGCTCGGCGTCAGTCGCTCGGTGCGTGACAGCGCCGCGTTGCTCGACGCCGTGCAGGGGGCAACAGATGGAGAGGCCTTCACGATCGCACCGCCCACCTCGCGGTATCTGGACCAGGTGAGCACGCCGCCGGGCAGCTTGCGAATCGGCATGCTGTCACAGGCTTGGGGCGGCCAGCGTACTCAGCCCGTGGTCCTCGAACGTCTTGCGGCAACGGCCCAACTTTGCGCGTCGCTGGATCACGAGGTCGAAGAAGCGGACATGCCGCTAGGCGTGAGCTGGGAAGCGTTTGTTCATGCAAGCTCGGTACTGTGGGCCGTCAACATCGCGGCATGGATCGACGACATGGCGGCGCTGACCAGCCGCAAAATCGACGCGACCACACTCGAACCGCAGACACTCGCGGTGTATCGAACGGGACGCGGGATCAGCGGCATCGACATCATCCGCGCGCTGGATCTGCGCAATGCCGTAACCCGAAGCGTGGCAGCGTTCTTCTCCCGCTACGATGTACTGCTGACGCCGACCTTGCCTGATCTCGCGCCACGTATCGGCACCTACGCACTCGGCGCGGAGACGATGAGCGGACACGAATGGACTGACCGCGTTTTCGGTAGTTCGCCGTTCGCACCGGTATTCAACGCAGCCGGATTGCCTGCCATGTCGTTGCCGCTCTTTAACGACGAAGCGAGCGGTCTGCCGATCGGCATGCAGTTCGTTGCGTCGGCCGGTCGGGAAGATCTGCTATTCCGTGTTGCGGGGCAACTCGAAGCGAGTTTGCCGTGGGCGGGCCGCACGCCAGGCACCTGGGCGGGCTCGACGAACGACTAA
- a CDS encoding TetR/AcrR family transcriptional regulator — MKKIRGSEKSVSGPAKSATSAAGKVPAKAPAKLAVKRGAKAKPTSSSAVKQDPPRERVLAAATELFYNEGIRATGVEAIAARASTTKMALYRHFQSKDALIVEWLRQVTAHYWAAFDRIGALHADDPRAQILGWATFAADDVAAWSHRGCPFINSIAELPDRDHPARQLIEEHKARQWRRLAGLCEAAGLASPDDTADEIMIVLEGAQVAAQNRSVAEIGARLLRIVEAIVVRQAAWTKEVKRKTKRK; from the coding sequence ATGAAGAAAATCCGCGGTAGTGAAAAGTCCGTGAGCGGCCCGGCGAAATCGGCAACGAGCGCAGCGGGGAAGGTGCCTGCCAAGGCACCCGCCAAGCTCGCCGTTAAGCGTGGCGCGAAGGCGAAGCCGACGTCGTCAAGCGCGGTAAAGCAGGATCCACCGCGCGAGCGCGTGCTCGCCGCCGCCACCGAGCTCTTTTATAACGAGGGAATTCGCGCCACCGGCGTCGAAGCGATCGCCGCGCGCGCCAGCACCACGAAGATGGCGCTCTATCGGCACTTTCAGTCGAAGGACGCGCTGATCGTCGAATGGTTGCGCCAGGTCACCGCCCACTATTGGGCCGCGTTCGATCGCATCGGAGCGCTGCATGCTGACGATCCGCGCGCGCAGATTCTCGGCTGGGCCACCTTCGCCGCCGACGATGTGGCGGCGTGGTCGCATCGCGGCTGCCCGTTCATCAACTCGATTGCGGAGTTGCCGGACCGCGATCATCCGGCACGGCAACTGATCGAGGAACATAAGGCGCGGCAATGGAGGCGACTTGCCGGACTGTGCGAAGCAGCGGGGCTCGCGTCGCCGGACGATACCGCGGACGAGATCATGATCGTTCTCGAGGGCGCGCAGGTTGCGGCGCAGAACAGGTCGGTCGCGGAGATCGGCGCTCGGCTGCTGCGAATCGTTGAGGCGATCGTTGTGCGGCAAGCGGCTTGGACGAAGGAAGTGAAGCGAAAGACGAAGAGAAAATAA
- a CDS encoding alpha/beta fold hydrolase, whose protein sequence is MTTYRQTFIEANGIRLHVAEQGDGPLVLLCHGFPETSHAWRHQLAALAHAGFHAIAPDLRGYGSSECPTAIGQYTTLDVVGDLVALVDILGERDAVVIGNDWGATIAWQAALLRPDRFRAVVALGVPMMGRAPMTPSRLFPQTDQTRFYTHYFSEPGLAEIELERDVATTLRKIYFSASGDVGARDANTPNPFGLVPRSGGLLDSLIDPPLLPAWLAPTDLDKFVQAFSISGFRGGLNYYRNLDRNWEVQSALEGLLVEVPALYLVGERDTGLAMPGMHEIIDGMPQIVPRLSASRVVPRAGHWLQQEAPDFVNAALIEFLRDL, encoded by the coding sequence ATGACCACATACCGTCAAACCTTTATTGAAGCAAACGGAATTCGCCTGCATGTCGCTGAACAGGGCGACGGCCCGTTGGTGCTCCTTTGTCACGGCTTTCCTGAAACCTCGCATGCTTGGCGCCATCAACTGGCGGCACTTGCGCACGCCGGCTTCCACGCAATAGCACCGGATCTGCGTGGCTACGGATCAAGCGAATGCCCAACGGCAATCGGACAGTACACGACGTTAGACGTTGTCGGTGACCTGGTGGCGCTCGTTGACATTCTCGGAGAACGCGACGCAGTTGTTATAGGAAACGATTGGGGTGCAACCATTGCTTGGCAAGCCGCGTTGCTTCGGCCTGACCGCTTTCGCGCTGTCGTTGCGCTCGGGGTGCCAATGATGGGCCGCGCGCCGATGACGCCGAGCCGGCTTTTTCCGCAGACCGACCAAACGAGGTTCTATACGCATTACTTTTCCGAACCTGGGTTGGCCGAAATCGAACTTGAGCGTGACGTTGCCACGACATTGCGCAAGATCTATTTTTCCGCATCAGGCGACGTCGGAGCCCGCGACGCAAATACGCCCAATCCATTCGGACTCGTGCCGCGGAGTGGTGGACTCCTTGACTCTCTGATTGATCCACCTTTGTTGCCCGCGTGGCTCGCACCCACCGACCTTGACAAGTTTGTGCAAGCATTCAGCATTTCTGGCTTTCGCGGTGGATTGAATTACTACCGCAACCTCGATCGCAATTGGGAAGTGCAATCGGCTTTGGAGGGCCTGCTCGTCGAGGTTCCCGCCCTGTACCTTGTCGGCGAGCGAGACACAGGTCTGGCAATGCCAGGCATGCACGAAATTATCGACGGCATGCCCCAGATCGTGCCCAGGCTGTCGGCTTCTCGGGTCGTTCCGCGAGCAGGGCATTGGCTGCAACAGGAGGCGCCGGATTTCGTCAACGCGGCATTGATTGAGTTTCTCCGCGATCTTTGA